Proteins found in one Elephas maximus indicus isolate mEleMax1 chromosome 11, mEleMax1 primary haplotype, whole genome shotgun sequence genomic segment:
- the LOC126086336 gene encoding collagen alpha-1(I) chain-like, translating into MGRRRHGGRAIGPRLSRVTKAAGARPPAGAGGELTGINQVREERVRSGPFAPAGGRASESGPWRGAGRACVRARAQAAPPAPRGRGAGFSRGPPRRRGRGRWRPGARAAPARRNPTALTRERGPRWRPPGTRGAGGRPRPARPAGARRPSDARTGPGRREAAPGEPPPTGNSPPAGAGRGTTTGEPGSDTHWREARPRARSRRDAARPGQGGGGGDAGTGKAAVAAAAARRGIGPPRGRRRSLSPPAHRPPPAGNPHAHDGHTPPTRPARPGPGPGSEGASPGDTTGRGGPVATPNAARPVRGPRPGTACARPAGRGGADRRRRGRRCGGGPRHAHPPGPGAHRRESSRVRRWARTPAHRWRHGTGAGGRRHTTARGPSAGRTPGPTAPGARREGRTHTRTHGRARPRRQAAGPAKALPRLAGGRRGPRQAKGGARPHRGAGGPLPPHRAGRRGGSACEPRSVACAQDEGRRLGDPAPPRHPRRRLEKTFFTEDGPSPPIAPHVGPPPGARGRPGDGRGGACGIASPPHPASPEPGSGERAGPRGGVRALGRPAGGEEVRQSLTTDRRGPAAATQPGPPPRKGDFPRHRRKQHAGPPLLPLSLASRGSRHLRDGLERSRGTAKGPLEAHRHHLGGARGTPPPPTLAARPRTRADERGRAGFRAPAPLRTTGGRGGGARGPRAEREERSHSPRMSVPRLGAARTRPGRARQHHIDRVSAGTSEEEKTPRQGCQEAGEDSPGEDPLSASPAPPGLRKGGREDPAHGERLTREARGPGGGGAGHTLASTAATAGACDKGHAGQRARGARATPPSGTGDRGEAPRLDTWTRESRRTGPRRAAQAGRSGGGRGPSVDQRLRTRPGFPSAQRESPSEESVSAPIWWPKSSVLGERKATPRGGRGPLPTASPRNCGPAIGP; encoded by the exons ATGGGTCGTCGCCGCCACGGGGGGCGTGCGATCGGCCCGAGGTTATCTAGAGTCACCAAAGCCGCCGGCGCCCGCCCCCCGGCCGGGGCCGGAGGGGAGCTGACCGG GATCAACCAGGTAAGGGAGGAGCGCGTTCGTTCGGGCCCGTTCGCGCCGGCGGGCGGGCGAGCGAGCGAGAGCGGGCCGTGGCGCGGGGCCGGGCGTGCgtgcgtgcgcgcgcgcgcgcaagCGGCCCCTCCCGCACcgcgggggaggggggcgggcttCTCCCGGGGACCGCCCcggaggcgggggcgggggcgctgGCGTCCCGGCGCGCGGGCGGCCCCGGCGCGCCGCAACCCCACCGCGCTCACCCGGGAAAGGGGGCCGCGGTGGCGCCCTCCGGGAACGCGGGGAGCGGGCGGGCGGCCGAGGCCGGCCCGGCCGGCCGGGGCCCGGCGGCCCTCGGACGCACGCACCGGACCGGGGAGGAGAGAGGCCGCTCCGGGAGAGCCCCCCCCCACCGGCAACTCACCGCCGGCGGGCGCGGGGCGGGGGACCACCACCGGGGAACCGGGAAGCGATACGCACTGGCGGGAGGCGCGGCCCCGAGCCAGGAGCCGGAGGGACGCGGCGAGGCCGGGGCAGGGTGGCGGCGGGGGAGACGCGGGCACCGGGaaggcggcggtggcggcggcggcggcgcggaggGGGATCGGACCCCCCCGCGGTCGCCGCCGCTCCCTGTCTCCTCCagcccaccgcccccccccagcGGGCAACCCTCACGCGCACGACGGCCACACGCCGCCCACCCGCCCGGCGCGCCCAGGGCCCGGGCCCGGGTCCGAGGGCGCGTCGCCGGGGGACACCACCGGCCGGGGAGGCCCGGTGGCGACGCCCAACGCGGCGAGGCCGGTTCGCGGTCCCAGACCGGGGACGGCGTGTGCGCGGCCggccgggcggggcggggccgatCGACGTCGGCGAGGGAGGCGCTGCGGGGGCGGCCCCCGGCACGCCCATCCCCCCGGCCCAGGGGCACATCGCCGGGAAAGCTCCCGGGTGAGGAGGTGGGCCCGCACACCCGCGCACCGCTGGCGGCACGGGACGGGTGCGGGCGGGAGGCGGCACACAACGGCGCGGGGGCCGTCCGCCGGACGGACCCCCGGCCCCACCGCACCAGGCGCGCGACGGGAGGGCCGcacgcacacgcgcacacacggACGCGCGCGACCCCGGCGCCAGGCGGCTGGCCCGGCGAAGGCCCTCCCCCGACTCGCAGGGGGGAGGCGCGGGCCGCGGCAGGCGAAGGGCGGCGCGCGGCCCCACCGCGGGGCCGGCGGACCTCTCCCTCCACACCGGGCGGGAAGGAGAGGGGGCTCTGCCTGCGAGCCACGGTCGGTGGCTTGCGCGCAAGACGAGGGGCGGCGGCTGGGGGATCCGGCACCCCCAAGGCACCCTCGGAGACGACTAGAGAAGACTTTCTTCACCGAGGACGGGCCGTCCCCACCCATCGCCCCCCACGTTGGGCCCCCGCCAGGCGCCCGAGGGCGCCCCGGGGATGGGCGGGGGGGGGCCTGCGGTATTG CTTCTCCGCCTCATCCCGCCTCGCCGGAGCCAGGCTCCGGCGAGCGCGCGGGGCCTCGCGG AGGGGTCCGCGCTCTAGGGCGGCCCGCGGGGGGGGAGGAGGTACGACAGAGCCTAACAACGGACCGCCGGGGCCCAGCCGCGGCTACGCAGCCTGGGCCCCCACCTCGCAAGGGCGACTTCCCTCGGCACCGGCGGAAGCAACACGCGGGCCCTCCCCTCCTTCCGCTCTCGCTTGCCTCACGCGGGTCTCG GCACCTGAGGGACGGCCTGGAGCGTTCCAGGGGCACCGCCAAAGGGCCACTCGAGGCGCACCGGCACCACCTGGGTGGGGCACGCGG GACCCCGCCACCGCCGACGCTGGCCGCGAGGCCGCGAACGAGGGCAGATGAGCGAGGTCGGGCCGGATTCCGTGCCCCTGCCCCTCTGCGCACCACCGGCGGGCGGGGAGGAGGAGCGAGGGGCCCGCGCGCTGAGCGAGAAGAGCGGTCCCATTCGCCACGAATGTCCGTCCCTCGTCTTGGCGCGGCTCGGACCCGGCCCGGGAGAGCACGACAACACCACATCGATCGGGTCAGCGCAGGCACAAGCGAGGAGGAGAAGACCCCCCGCCAGGGCTGCCAGGAGGCGGGCGAGGACAGCCCCGGAGAGGACCCGCTTTCTGCCTCGCCCGCCCCGCCCGGGCTGCGGAAAGGTGGCCGCGAGGACCCCGCACACGGAGAACGCCTGACACGCGAGGCACGtgggcctgggggagggggagcggGGCACACTCTGGCGAGCACCGCGGCCACCGCGGGTGCCTGCGACAAGGGGCACGCGGGTCAGAGGGCCCGCGGCGCCCGTGCCACGCCGCCCTCGGGCACTGGAGACCGGGGGGAGGCACCGCGGCTGGACACCTGGACGCGCGAGAGCCGGCGCACGGGCCCCAGGCGGGCGGCTCAAGCGGGGAGGAGCGGGGGAGGGCGTGGGCCGTCGGTGGACCAGCGTCTACGGACCCGTCCAGGTTTCCCATCTGCTCAGCGGGAGTCACCCAGCGAGGAGAGCGTGTCAGCACCAATCTGGTGGCCCAAATCGTCCGTTTTGGGCGAGAGAAAAGCCACGCCCCGCGGCGGGAGGGGCCCGCTCCCCACGGCGAGCCCCCGGAACTGCGGCCCGGCCATTGGTCCGTAG
- the LOC126086335 gene encoding collagen alpha-1(I) chain-like: protein MGRRRHGGRAIGPRLSRVTKAAGARPPAGAGGELTGINQVREERVRSGPFAPAGGRASESGPWRGAGRACVRARARASGPSRTAGEGGGLLPGTAPEAGAGALASRRAGGPGAPQPHRAHPGKGAAVAPSGNAGSGRAAEAGPAGRGPAALGRTHRTGEERGRSGRAPPHRQLTAGGRGAGDHHRGTGKRYALAGGAAPSQEPEGRGEAGAGWRRGRRGHREGGGGGGGGAEGDRTPPRSPPLPVSSSPPPPPSGQPSRARRPHAAHPPGAPRARARVRGRVAGGHHRPGRPGGDAQRGEAGSRSQTGDGVCAAGRAGRGRSTSAREALRGRPPARPSPRPRGTSPGKLPGEEVGPHTRAPLAARDGCGREAAHNGAGAVRRTDPRPHRTRRATGGPHAHAHTRTRATPAPGGWPGEGPPPTRRGEARAAAGEGRRAAPPRGRRTSPSTPGGKERGLCLRATVGGLRARRGAAAGGSGTPKAPSETTREDFLHRGRAVPTHRPPRTVGLCGRERSLPPRAHGGSASPGDARAPRSVLRPPSTRARRERGGAPQRRPRASETSPPHPASPEPGSGERAGPRGGVRALGRPAGGEEVRQSLTTDRRGPAAATQPGPPPRKGDFPRHRRKQHAGPPLLPLSLASRGSRHLRDGLERSRGTAKGPLEAHRHHLGGARGTPPPPTLAARPRTRADERGRAGFRAPAPLRTTGGRGGGARGPRAEREERSHSPRMSVPRLGAARTRPGRARQHHIDRVSAGTSEEEKTPRQGCQEAGEDSPGEDPLSASPAPPGLRKGGREDPAHGERLTREARGPGGGGAGHTLASTAATAGACDKGHAGQRARGARATPPSGTGDRGEAPRLDTWTRESRRTGPRRAAQAGRSGGGRGPSVDQRLRTRPGFPSAQRESPSEESVSAPIWWPKSSVLGERKATPRGGRGPLPTASPRNCGPAIGP from the exons ATGGGTCGTCGCCGCCACGGGGGGCGTGCGATCGGCCCGAGGTTATCTAGAGTCACCAAAGCCGCCGGCGCCCGCCCCCCGGCCGGGGCCGGAGGGGAGCTGACCGG GATCAACCAGGTAAGGGAGGAGCGCGTTCGTTCGGGCCCGTTCGCGCCGGCGGGCGGGCGAGCGAGCGAGAGCGGGCCGTGGCGCGGGGCCGGGCGTGCgtgcgtgcgcgcgcgcgcgcgcgcaagCGGCCCCTCCCGCACcgcgggggaggggggcgggcttCTCCCGGGGACCGCCCcggaggcgggggcgggggcgctgGCGTCCCGGCGCGCGGGCGGCCCCGGCGCGCCGCAACCCCACCGCGCTCACCCGGGAAAGGGGGCCGCGGTGGCGCCCTCCGGGAACGCGGGGAGCGGGCGGGCGGCCGAGGCCGGCCCGGCCGGCCGGGGCCCGGCGGCCCTCGGACGCACGCACCGGACCGGGGAGGAGAGAGGCCGCTCCGGGAGAGCCCCCCCCCACCGGCAACTCACCGCCGGCGGGCGCGGGGCGGGGGACCACCACCGGGGAACCGGGAAGCGATACGCACTGGCGGGAGGCGCGGCCCCGAGCCAGGAGCCGGAGGGACGCGGCGAGGCCGGGGCAGGGTGGCGGCGGGGGAGACGCGGGCACCGGGaaggcggcggtggcggcggcggcggcgcggaggGGGATCGGACCCCCCCGCGGTCGCCGCCGCTCCCTGTCTCCTCCagcccaccgcccccccccagcGGGCAACCCTCACGCGCACGACGGCCACACGCCGCCCACCCGCCCGGCGCGCCCAGGGCCCGGGCCCGGGTCCGAGGGCGCGTCGCCGGGGGACACCACCGGCCGGGGAGGCCCGGTGGCGACGCCCAACGCGGCGAGGCCGGTTCGCGGTCCCAGACCGGGGACGGCGTGTGCGCGGCCggccgggcggggcggggccgatCGACGTCGGCGAGGGAGGCGCTGCGGGGGCGGCCCCCGGCACGCCCATCCCCCCGGCCCAGGGGCACATCGCCGGGAAAGCTCCCGGGTGAGGAGGTGGGCCCGCACACCCGCGCACCGCTGGCGGCACGGGACGGGTGCGGGCGGGAGGCGGCACACAACGGCGCGGGGGCCGTCCGCCGGACGGACCCCCGGCCCCACCGCACCAGGCGCGCGACGGGAGGGCCGcacgcacacgcgcacacacggACGCGCGCGACCCCGGCGCCAGGCGGCTGGCCCGGCGAAGGCCCTCCCCCGACTCGCAGGGGGGAGGCGCGGGCCGCGGCAGGCGAAGGGCGGCGCGCGGCCCCACCGCGGGGCCGGCGGACCTCTCCCTCCACACCGGGCGGGAAGGAGAGGGGGCTCTGCCTGCGAGCCACGGTCGGTGGCTTGCGCGCAAGACGAGGGGCGGCGGCTGGGGGATCCGGCACCCCCAAGGCACCCTCGGAGACGACTAGAGAAGACTTTCTTCACCGAGGACGGGCCGTCCCCACCCATCGCCCCCCAC GCACAGTGGGCCTCTGCGGCCGGGAACGGAGCCTGCCGCCTCGTGCTCACGGCGGCTCTGCCTCACCCGGGGACGCGCGTGCTCCCCGCTCCGTGCTGCGTCCACCCTCCACTCGGGCGAGGAGGGAACGGGGGGGGGCACCGCAGCGGCGACCGAGGGCCTCGGAAA CTTCTCCGCCTCATCCCGCCTCGCCGGAGCCAGGCTCCGGCGAGCGCGCGGGGCCTCGCGG AGGGGTCCGCGCTCTAGGGCGGCCCGCGGGGGGGGAGGAGGTACGACAGAGCCTAACAACGGACCGCCGGGGCCCAGCCGCGGCTACGCAGCCTGGGCCCCCACCTCGCAAGGGCGACTTCCCTCGGCACCGGCGGAAGCAACACGCGGGCCCTCCCCTCCTTCCGCTCTCGCTTGCCTCACGCGGGTCTCG GCACCTGAGGGACGGCCTGGAGCGTTCCAGGGGCACCGCCAAAGGGCCACTCGAGGCGCACCGGCACCACCTGGGTGGGGCACGCGG GACCCCGCCACCGCCGACGCTGGCCGCGAGGCCGCGAACGAGGGCAGATGAGCGAGGTCGGGCCGGATTCCGTGCCCCTGCCCCTCTGCGCACCACCGGCGGGCGGGGAGGAGGAGCGAGGGGCCCGCGCGCTGAGCGAGAAGAGCGGTCCCATTCGCCACGAATGTCCGTCCCTCGTCTTGGCGCGGCTCGGACCCGGCCCGGGAGAGCACGACAACACCACATCGATCGGGTCAGCGCAGGCACAAGCGAGGAGGAGAAGACCCCCCGCCAGGGCTGCCAGGAGGCGGGCGAGGACAGCCCCGGAGAGGACCCGCTTTCTGCCTCGCCCGCCCCGCCCGGGCTGCGGAAAGGTGGCCGCGAGGACCCCGCACACGGAGAACGCCTGACACGCGAGGCACGtgggcctgggggagggggagcggGGCACACTCTGGCGAGCACCGCGGCCACCGCGGGTGCCTGCGACAAGGGGCACGCGGGTCAGAGGGCCCGCGGCGCCCGTGCCACGCCGCCCTCGGGCACTGGAGACCGGGGGGAGGCACCGCGGCTGGACACCTGGACGCGCGAGAGCCGGCGCACGGGCCCCAGGCGGGCGGCTCAAGCGGGGAGGAGCGGGGGAGGGCGTGGGCCGTCGGTGGACCAGCGTCTACGGACCCGTCCAGGTTTCCCATCTGCTCAGCGGGAGTCACCCAGCGAGGAGAGCGTGTCAGCACCAATCTGGTGGCCCAAATCGTCCGTTTTGGGCGAGAGAAAAGCCACGCCCCGCGGCGGGAGGGGCCCGCTCCCCACGGCGAGCCCCCGGAACTGCGGCCCGGCCATTGGTCCGTAG